In the genome of Parus major isolate Abel chromosome 2, Parus_major1.1, whole genome shotgun sequence, one region contains:
- the CDYL gene encoding chromodomain Y-like protein isoform X3 yields the protein MEALAANGTTNIQTSVTGVTASKRRFIDDRRDQPFDKRLRFSVRQTESAYRYRDIVVRKQDGFTHILLSTKSSENNSLNPEVMKEVQSALNTAAADDSKLVLFSAVGSIFCCGLDFIYFIRRLTDDRKKESTKMAEAIRNFVNTFIQFKKPIIVAVNGPAIGLGASILPLCDVVWANEKAWFQTPYTTFGQSPDGCSSLTFPRIMGLASANEMLFSGRKLTAQEACAKGLVSQVFWPGTFTQEVMVRIKELVTCNSVVLEESKALVRNIMKVDLEQANEKECEVLKKIWGSAQGMDSMLKYLQNRIDEF from the exons ATGGAAGCATTAGCAGCCAATGGTACAACCAACATCCAGACATCTGTAACAGGAGTGACAGCCAGCAAACGAAGGTTTATTGATGACAGGAGAGATCAACCCTTTGATAAAAGGCTACGTTTCAGTGTGAGACAAACGGAGAGCGCGTACCGGTACAGAGACATTGTTGTCAGGAAACAGGATGGATTCACACACATTTTGCTATCAACAAAatcatctgaaaataattcattaaatcCAGAG gttatGAAGGAAGTCCAAAGTGCACtgaacacagcagctgcagatgaCAGTAAACTTGTGCTATTCAGTGCAGTTGGTagcattttctgctgtggtcttgattttatttattttatacgACGTTTAACGGATgatagaaaaaaggaaagcactAAGATGGCAGAAGCTATTAG gAATTTTGTGAATACTTTTATTCAGTTTAAGAAGCCTATCATTGTAGCAGTAAATGGCCCAGCCATTGGACTTGGAGCATCTATATTGCCTCTGTGTGACGTGGTTTGGGCCAACGAGAAGGCCTGGTTTCAGACACCATACACTACTTTTGGACAAAGTCCAGATGGATGTTCATCCCTTACATTCCCTCGGATAATGGGCCTGGCTTCT GCCAATGAAATGTTGTTCAGTGGAAGGAAGTTGACGGCGCAGGAAGCTTGTGCCAAAGGACTCGTCTCCCAAGTGTTCTGGCCGGGAACATTCACACAGGAAGTAATGGTTCGAATTAAAGAACTTGTCACATGTAATTCAGTT GTACTTGAAGAATCCAAAGCTTTAGTACGTAACATCATGAAAGTGGACTTGGaacaagcaaatgaaaaggAGTGTGAAGTTCTGAAGAAAATCTGGGGCTCAGCACAAGGGATGGACTCAATGTTAAAATATCTGCAGAACAGAATTGATGAGTTCTGA